The proteins below come from a single Faecalibaculum rodentium genomic window:
- a CDS encoding proline--tRNA ligase, with the protein MKLSESFFYTLRENARDEDSISSNLLVRAGMIKKVSNGIYMIMPMGKKVLKNIEEIVREEMDAKGAQELLMPAIIPEEVYIKSGRREAFGDNMFTLKDRYGKSYSLGPTHEELFTVAAAMDGRSYKDFPYNLYQIQHKYRDEPRPRFGLIRVREFIMKDAYTFDINQEGLDAGYAKMYDAYCRIFDRLGLDYRIVKADTGVMGGLLSEEYQALSSIGEDTVVHCPSCGFSSNLEITEVPDTAAMDASDPLEMEKRHTPNAGTIEEISAFLEREPSDFVKTLIYDADGKLYAFCLPGDRELNETKAGKLLGALELTLATPEQVQEATKAAVGFAGPVGLDIPVILDRQVLKKKNFIVGANETDHHFLNVNVTDFEPWKVADISQVREGDICPNCGEPLAFEHGIEVGNLFKLGTKYAESMDLKYLDENNQLQPVWMGSYGIGLERCMAAVADQHHDEAGLIWPLEIAPFQIAIVPVSMKNETQAKAALKLYEDLKAAGVQVVLDDRPERAGVKFKDMELIGIPYRVTVGRGIDSGMVEWTERESGVREEIPVDMVKERILSLIG; encoded by the coding sequence ATGAAACTGAGTGAAAGCTTTTTTTATACGCTGCGGGAGAATGCCCGTGATGAAGACAGCATCTCCAGCAATCTGCTGGTCCGGGCTGGAATGATCAAAAAGGTCTCCAACGGCATTTACATGATCATGCCCATGGGCAAGAAGGTCCTGAAAAACATCGAGGAAATCGTCCGCGAGGAAATGGATGCCAAAGGTGCCCAGGAACTTCTGATGCCGGCCATTATCCCGGAAGAAGTCTATATCAAGTCCGGCCGCCGGGAAGCCTTCGGGGACAACATGTTCACCCTGAAAGACCGGTATGGCAAATCCTACTCCCTGGGACCGACCCATGAAGAACTGTTCACGGTGGCTGCAGCCATGGATGGGCGCAGCTACAAGGACTTTCCCTACAACCTGTACCAGATCCAGCACAAATACCGGGACGAACCCAGACCGCGGTTCGGCCTGATCCGGGTCCGTGAATTCATCATGAAGGACGCCTATACCTTTGACATCAACCAGGAGGGACTGGATGCCGGCTATGCGAAAATGTATGACGCCTACTGCCGCATTTTTGACCGCCTGGGTCTGGATTACCGCATCGTCAAGGCTGACACAGGTGTCATGGGCGGACTGCTGTCCGAAGAATACCAGGCGCTGTCTTCCATTGGCGAGGACACGGTGGTCCACTGTCCGTCCTGCGGCTTCAGTTCTAACCTGGAAATCACCGAGGTGCCGGACACAGCTGCAATGGATGCATCCGACCCCCTGGAGATGGAAAAGCGCCATACGCCCAATGCCGGTACCATCGAGGAAATTTCGGCATTCCTGGAACGGGAGCCGTCTGATTTTGTCAAAACGCTGATCTATGATGCCGACGGCAAGCTTTATGCCTTCTGTCTGCCCGGGGACCGCGAACTGAATGAAACCAAGGCAGGCAAGCTGCTGGGGGCACTGGAACTCACTCTGGCGACACCAGAACAGGTGCAGGAAGCTACGAAGGCGGCTGTCGGGTTTGCCGGGCCTGTCGGACTGGATATTCCCGTGATCCTGGACCGTCAGGTGCTGAAAAAGAAAAACTTCATCGTCGGCGCCAACGAGACGGATCACCATTTCCTGAATGTGAATGTTACTGACTTCGAACCCTGGAAAGTTGCGGATATTTCACAGGTCAGAGAAGGGGACATCTGCCCGAACTGTGGAGAACCGCTGGCATTCGAGCACGGCATCGAAGTGGGAAACCTGTTCAAGCTCGGAACCAAGTATGCGGAAAGCATGGATCTGAAGTATCTGGACGAGAACAACCAGCTGCAGCCTGTCTGGATGGGCAGCTACGGTATCGGGCTGGAACGCTGCATGGCGGCAGTCGCCGACCAGCATCATGATGAAGCGGGTCTTATCTGGCCCCTGGAAATTGCCCCTTTCCAGATTGCCATAGTGCCTGTTTCCATGAAAAACGAGACTCAGGCAAAGGCTGCGCTGAAGCTGTATGAAGACCTGAAAGCTGCCGGTGTGCAGGTGGTCCTGGATGACCGTCCGGAGCGTGCGGGTGTCAAATTCAAGGACATGGAACTCATAGGCATTCCATACCGTGTCACAGTCGGCAGAGGCATCGACAGCGGCATGGTCGAATGGACCGAGCGTGAAAGCGGTGTCAGGGAAGAAATCCCCGTGGATATGGTCAAAGAACGCATATTGAGCCTGATTGGCTGA
- a CDS encoding peptidase U32 family protein: MIELLAPAGNLEKAKTAIDYGADAVYIGGQAFSLRSRASNFTLEDIRELVTYAHSRNAKVHVTVNMIPHEEDLAGLDEWLRNLDDAGVDAIIAASPWILLRAKELGCRFERHVSTQHSSVNSSTVNFWARQGMDRVVLGRECTMEEIRQICQRAQTETEAFIHGGMCVSYSGRCVLSNHLTNRDANRGGCAQSCRWKYHVFPFDGSDVQLSDPNKPFSMSSKDLRGIRQIPAMIEAGVASLKIEGRMKSAYYLATVVSTYRRLIDAVESGQELTESFFHQLEKELDKAENRPTGPGFLEGLPGAEMQLYREHAELVTQEFTALVLSERDENGWIQIQIRNRLDPAQELEIFGPDILPQIIRLEEVMDEDGQKPLILNRPMQVVKARWDGPVQTGAMIRKTMKKQAV; this comes from the coding sequence GTGATTGAACTTCTTGCCCCGGCCGGTAATCTGGAAAAAGCCAAAACCGCCATTGACTACGGAGCCGATGCAGTATACATTGGCGGACAGGCTTTCTCCCTGCGCTCCAGAGCCTCCAATTTCACGCTGGAGGACATTCGGGAACTGGTGACGTATGCCCACAGCCGCAATGCAAAGGTGCATGTGACAGTCAACATGATCCCCCATGAAGAAGACCTGGCAGGTCTGGATGAATGGCTGCGCAATCTGGATGATGCCGGAGTGGATGCAATTATCGCTGCCAGTCCATGGATCCTTTTGCGGGCGAAGGAACTGGGCTGCCGCTTTGAACGGCATGTCTCCACGCAGCATTCGTCAGTCAACTCTTCCACAGTCAATTTCTGGGCCAGGCAGGGAATGGACCGGGTGGTTCTTGGACGGGAATGCACCATGGAGGAAATCCGCCAGATCTGCCAGCGGGCACAGACTGAGACGGAAGCCTTCATTCACGGTGGCATGTGTGTGTCCTATTCCGGCCGCTGTGTTTTGAGCAACCACCTGACGAACCGGGATGCAAACCGCGGCGGTTGTGCGCAGTCCTGCCGCTGGAAATATCATGTATTTCCGTTTGATGGCTCGGATGTGCAGCTGAGCGACCCTAACAAGCCGTTCTCGATGTCCAGCAAGGATCTGAGGGGAATCCGGCAGATCCCGGCCATGATCGAGGCAGGTGTGGCTTCCCTGAAAATCGAAGGCCGCATGAAATCCGCCTATTACCTGGCCACAGTGGTCAGCACATACCGGCGGCTGATCGATGCAGTGGAATCAGGACAGGAACTCACAGAATCATTCTTCCACCAGCTGGAGAAAGAACTGGACAAAGCGGAAAACCGGCCGACAGGTCCGGGTTTCCTGGAAGGCCTTCCGGGCGCTGAAATGCAGCTGTACCGGGAACACGCAGAACTGGTGACGCAGGAATTCACAGCCCTCGTACTGAGTGAACGGGATGAAAACGGCTGGATCCAGATCCAGATCCGGAACCGCCTAGACCCGGCACAGGAACTGGAGATTTTTGGCCCGGATATCCTGCCGCAGATCATTCGACTCGAGGAAGTGATGGATGAAGACGGACAGAAGCCGCTGATCCTGAACCGGCCCATGCAGGTGGTGAAAGCCCGCTGGGATGGTCCGGTGCAGACAGGAGCCATGATCCGGAAGACCATGAAGAAACAGGCAGTCTGA
- a CDS encoding peptidase U32 family protein, whose protein sequence is MVREENRLMEKSRSMDSQGVPSNAFGKSERKPELIVTLNPGDPIPVHGSLAVPVEPFAAGFPQAFTVEDWRKLRLRTIEEGRKLYALLPGFVMEEDLDALEQLLLSLHDADGLYYGDEAVLMAARKTGYDGLMIFQPDTLICSSADVQAVKSMGADVVSLAHELSLEEVLAIAGRTDGLEVQIHGYYPVLSSRRKLLTAYGRTIGSSVIGEGQFSLQETTRPNRIPVLEQESGTVLFSPEPVQSLGQLPALLHAGIDRLRIDTRFLEPSDRNAALTAYQAVIDGGVAGMQLPGSDRTWRQQSVKTKEETQ, encoded by the coding sequence ATGGTTCGAGAAGAAAACAGACTGATGGAAAAAAGCAGAAGCATGGACAGCCAGGGTGTTCCGTCAAATGCTTTCGGGAAGTCAGAAAGGAAACCGGAGCTGATTGTCACACTGAATCCCGGAGATCCCATACCGGTTCATGGCAGTCTGGCTGTACCAGTGGAGCCCTTCGCCGCAGGATTTCCACAGGCATTCACCGTGGAGGACTGGCGCAAGCTTCGTTTACGGACCATCGAGGAAGGACGAAAGCTCTACGCACTTCTCCCCGGTTTTGTGATGGAAGAAGATCTGGATGCGCTGGAACAGTTGCTTCTCTCTCTGCATGATGCCGACGGGCTCTACTATGGAGATGAGGCTGTCCTCATGGCTGCTCGGAAGACAGGGTATGACGGCCTGATGATCTTCCAGCCGGACACCCTGATCTGCAGCAGTGCCGATGTTCAGGCCGTGAAATCGATGGGAGCGGATGTGGTCTCCCTGGCCCATGAACTGTCTCTGGAAGAAGTCCTTGCGATTGCCGGAAGGACAGATGGACTGGAAGTGCAGATCCATGGCTATTATCCTGTACTCTCCTCCCGCCGGAAACTGCTGACAGCCTATGGGCGGACCATTGGCAGCTCGGTGATCGGGGAAGGGCAGTTCAGTCTGCAGGAAACGACACGGCCGAACCGGATTCCGGTCCTGGAGCAGGAAAGCGGCACCGTTCTGTTTTCTCCCGAACCAGTCCAGTCCCTCGGGCAGCTGCCGGCTCTGCTGCATGCCGGGATCGACCGTCTGCGCATCGATACCCGGTTTCTGGAGCCTTCCGACCGTAACGCTGCCCTGACTGCCTATCAGGCGGTGATCGATGGCGGCGTGGCTGGCATGCAGCTTCCAGGCAGTGACCGAACCTGGAGACAGCAGAGTGTCAAGACCAAGGAGGAAACACAGTGA
- a CDS encoding DegV family protein: MFDIVVDSGCDLESAAGLTVLPLNITIDDKEYLDGVTLSRHDFYRRLEDSSTLPKTSQIAPGVYEEAIQAVQESGKDVLVICLSSKLSGTYQSACLAASMIDHGVKVLDSETVTIGEMILVQRAMELRDAGLSLEEAYKLLEQEKKQIRLLALLDTLEYLQKGGRVSSVAAMAGALLKIKPVIAVENGEAVVKGKARGVKKGRAYLTEAISASGIDFDKPLALGYTGTDDALLQAYLVENQDLLQGHAVQEINVGCAIGTHTGPGGIAAAWFEKKTD; the protein is encoded by the coding sequence ATGTTTGATATTGTCGTGGATTCCGGGTGCGACCTGGAAAGTGCAGCGGGACTGACCGTCCTGCCTTTGAACATCACCATCGATGACAAGGAATACCTCGACGGCGTCACCCTGAGCCGTCACGACTTCTATCGGCGTCTGGAAGATAGCAGCACGCTGCCCAAAACCAGTCAGATCGCTCCCGGTGTCTATGAAGAGGCCATCCAGGCGGTGCAGGAGTCCGGCAAGGATGTCCTGGTGATCTGTCTTTCCTCAAAGCTCTCGGGCACGTACCAGAGTGCCTGTCTGGCCGCCTCCATGATTGACCATGGAGTGAAGGTTCTGGACAGCGAGACTGTCACCATCGGCGAGATGATTCTCGTGCAGAGAGCCATGGAACTCCGGGATGCGGGACTGTCGCTGGAAGAAGCGTATAAACTTCTGGAGCAGGAAAAGAAACAGATTCGCCTGCTGGCGCTGCTGGATACCCTGGAGTATCTGCAGAAGGGAGGGCGGGTGTCCAGTGTGGCGGCTATGGCAGGCGCTCTTCTGAAGATCAAGCCGGTCATTGCCGTGGAAAACGGGGAAGCTGTGGTCAAGGGCAAAGCGCGTGGTGTCAAAAAGGGGAGAGCGTACCTGACGGAAGCCATTTCAGCTTCCGGAATCGATTTCGACAAGCCGCTGGCCCTTGGATATACCGGTACTGACGATGCGCTGCTGCAGGCATATCTGGTAGAAAACCAGGACCTTCTGCAGGGACATGCAGTGCAGGAGATCAATGTGGGATGTGCCATTGGTACACACACTGGTCCGGGAGGCATTGCAGCGGCATGGTTCGAGAAGAAAACAGACTGA
- a CDS encoding HAD family hydrolase: MNFCFDCDDTLYDMRSPFDQARAEVLPGLQADPEAFYTQTRAFSEEIFDQVQDGTLTVDQSGVLRIRKACEWWGQPVTLAQAEAFQAAYRRAQTEIRMAPELEEWLADTRSGLWILSNGPDVHQRRKFSALKTDRFFPESHTFTSGQIGFAKPDPRAFQAVTADPSDFWYIGDNYHNDMEGAKALGWHTIHFDRRHQGSGPAADYIAHDESELTALLRQLEGEYNV, translated from the coding sequence ATGAACTTCTGCTTTGACTGTGATGATACGCTCTACGATATGCGCAGTCCCTTTGACCAGGCAAGAGCAGAGGTCCTGCCGGGGCTGCAGGCAGATCCGGAAGCCTTTTATACACAGACCCGCGCATTTTCGGAGGAGATTTTCGACCAGGTGCAGGATGGAACACTGACAGTGGATCAGTCCGGTGTGCTGAGGATACGGAAAGCCTGTGAATGGTGGGGTCAGCCAGTCACACTGGCACAGGCCGAGGCCTTTCAGGCGGCCTATCGGCGGGCTCAGACGGAAATCCGCATGGCGCCGGAGCTGGAGGAATGGCTTGCCGATACGCGGTCCGGTCTCTGGATTCTCTCCAATGGCCCGGATGTCCATCAGAGAAGGAAATTCAGCGCCCTGAAGACAGACCGGTTCTTCCCGGAGAGTCATACCTTTACCAGCGGACAGATCGGGTTTGCGAAACCGGACCCCCGCGCATTCCAGGCTGTGACCGCGGATCCTTCAGATTTCTGGTATATAGGAGACAACTACCACAACGATATGGAGGGAGCCAAAGCGCTGGGCTGGCATACGATTCATTTCGATCGCAGGCATCAGGGATCCGGGCCTGCAGCAGATTACATCGCGCATGATGAAAGTGAGCTGACAGCCCTGCTGCGTCAGCTGGAAGGAGAATACAATGTTTGA